A window from Chiloscyllium punctatum isolate Juve2018m chromosome 3, sChiPun1.3, whole genome shotgun sequence encodes these proteins:
- the LOC140455412 gene encoding uncharacterized protein isoform X2, which yields MGLQDPSAHPHYQESIQSTQEFLDIIGNIHIDKEETMISFDVTALFTSIDKTLAKETIANLLDRHNRQQNVEPINKDGILKLLDLCLTTHFTFNTQIYEQINGTPMGSPIFGLIAEAVMQRLEQTVFPQIQPKLWVRYVDDTFVIIKNTEIENTHQIINATFTGIRFTREEEKDNQLPFLDVVVQRTPNGEFTTKVYRKATHTDQVLNYESNHPNTHKRSCIRTLFKRATTHCSTPELQKEEEEHLCKVFAKNGYPRNFINKCLRERQRNEDMPQPKGLATLPYIRSISELTARLLRPLGLITAHKPTATLRQQLTRTKDPIPNMIKTNVVYKIPCKDCIKHYIGQTGRQVTIRIHEHQLATKRHDQLSLVATHTDDKQHEFDWDNTTIIGQAKQRTAREFLEAWHSSTDSINKHIDLDPIYRPLQRTARTDNRKRQRQATINGGGNSTEALHRRLPSTEDVT from the coding sequence atgggactccaagatccctctgcacatccacactaccaagaatctatacaatcgacacaggaattcttggacatcatcggaaatatacacatagacaaggaagaaactatgatctcattcgatgtaacggcactgttcacctccatcgacaaaacactagccaaagaaacaatagccaacctgctggacagacataacagacaacagaacgttgaacctatcaacaaagacggcatacttaaactactggacttgtgcctcacaacacatttCACATTCAACacccaaatatacgaacaaatcaacggaacacccatgggctcaccgatctttggactcatagcagaagcagtaatgcaaaggttagaacaaacagtctttccgcaaattcaacccaaactctgggtcagatacgtggatgacacctttgtaatcattaaaaatacagaaatagagaacacacaccagatcatcaacgccacattcacaggaatccgattcactagagaggaagaaaaggacaaccaactcccattcctagacgtggtggtacagagaacaccgaatggagaattcaccacaaaggtttacaggaaagccacacacacagaccaagtcctaaactatgaaagcaaccaccccaacacacacaaacgaagttgcatcaggacactattcaaaagggccacaacacactgcagcacaccagaactgcaaaaagaggaagaggaacacctatgcaaagtattcgccaaaaacggataccctcgcaatttcatcaacaaatgcctaagggagagacaacggaacgaggacatgccgcaacctaaaggactagccacactaccatacatcaggagcatttctgaactgacagccagactactgcgaccactaggactcataacagcacacaaaccaacagccacgctcagacaacaactcaccagaacaaaggacccgatacccaacatgatcaaaactaatgtagtgtacaaaatcccatgcaaggactgcataaaacattacatcggacaaacaggaagacaggtaacaatccgtatacacgaacaccaactagccacgaaacgacacgaccagctatccttagtagccacacacacagatgacaagcaacatgaattcgactgggacaacactaccattatagggcaagccaaacagagaacagccagggaattcctagaggcatggcactcatccacagactctatcaacaaacacatcgacctggacccaatataccggccactacagcggacagctcgaactgacaaccggaagcggcagagacaggccactataaatggcggaggaaacagcacagaagcgcttcacaggaggctcccaagcactgaggatgtcacctag
- the LOC140455412 gene encoding uncharacterized protein isoform X1: protein MMFRILGILRVMMLALLVLGFHQISFSYVLLTVPESDNPQVIDTDVSSSVNCGDVDNQRQYRSSEIHLKSYGDGLGDGTWYNGLVTVHRAPFRPARDCPDKKCNPIYLTIRKTTWHETILGGGTYEIQLNETFGIEMKANGKDFLGYCFRISVGQGKWVGLLGNKIQSFTPPDDSKVVKFIEVKDLKQAIEIETGYGDANAWVEWVKYTVRCLNKNNCYACASGRPVAQVVPFLLGWKRDRKGMKCMIALYQDETAWNDRNCTSRSLMFPPLEKKDAKDPPLFSVAVGNHTSYVRRRGTSRSKDLGELKLCTEIKNVTETEKGGNYSALKVPRADLWWDCGGKILRPTLPPDWRGICAIVQLAIPFTLAFEKEKIVGKKGRGKRLLLDTSFDDRIYLDSVGVPRGVPDEFKARNQIAAGFESALFWWVIINKNVDWINYIFYNQQRFINYTRDAVKGISEQLDATSRMAWENRMALGMILAGKGCVCVMLGGSCCTFIPNNTAPDGSITRALRGLTTLAEELAENSGVNTSLTGWLESWFGKWKGVVVSILTSLIVVVGVLVAIGCCIIPCIRGLTQRLIETALMKQMPLKGNQAEGLYRLNNEEMSETKMDEISGMMLANFGGDA, encoded by the coding sequence atgatgtttagaatactgggaattcttagagttatgatgctagctctcttagtattgggatttcatcaaatatcattttcatatgtattattaacggttcctgaatccGATAACCCACAAGTAATAGACACTGATGTAAGCAGCTCAGTAAATTGTGgagatgtagataatcagagacagtaccgcagctctgagatacatcttaagtcctatggggatggccttggggacggtacttggtataatggtcttgtcacagtacaccgggcccccttccgaccagctcgcgattgtcccgataaaaagtgtaacccaatatacctaacaataaggaaaaccacatggcacgaaacaatcctgggtgggggcacctatgagatacaattaaatgaaacatttgggatagaaatgaaagcaaatgggaaggatttcttgggctattgttttcgaattagtgtaggacagggaaaatggGTAggactactgggtaataagatacaatctttcacccctcccgatgattctaaagtagtaaaatttatagaggtaaaggacttgaaacaggccattgaaatagaaactgggtacggggatgcaaatgcctgggttgaatgggtaaagtatactgtgagATGTCTGAACAAGAataattgctatgcatgtgcctccggtcggccagtggcccaggtggttccctttctgctcgggtggaagcgagacaggaagggcatgaaatgtatgatagccctgtatcaggatgagactgcatggaatgataggaattgtacctcccgatctttgatgttccctcccttggagaagaaagatgcaaaagatCCCCCCCTGTTTTCCGttgcagttggaaatcacacatcgtatgtgcgtagacgaggtacaagtcggtcgaaagatttgggggagctgaaactatgtacagagattaagaatgtcaccgaaacagagaagggagggaactactcagcattaaaggttccccgagcggatctgtggtgggactgtgggggcaaaatattgagacccaccctacctccggattggagagggatatgtgcaattgtacaattggcaattccatttaccctggcatttgagaaggaaaagatagtagggaaaaagggaaggggtaagagattactgttagacacttctttcgatgacaggatttatctcgattcggtaggagtccctaggggagtaccggatgaattcaaggctcgtaaccagattgcagcaggctttgagtcagctctcttttggtgggtaataattaataaaaatgtagattggataaattacattttctataatcaacagcgatttataaattatacaagagatgcggttaaaggaatatcagaacagcttgatgcgacaagtagaatggcatgggaaaacagaatggcccttggtatgattctagcgggaaaagggtgtgtgtgtgtgatgttaggaggaagttgTTGCACCTTTATTCcaaataacactgcacctgatggttcaattactcgggccttaaggggattgactaccttagcagaggaactggctgagaattcaggagtaaatacatctctcacaggatggcttgaatcatggtttggaaaatggaagggggtggtggtttctatccttacttccctgatagtagtagtcggggtattagtggccattggctgttgtatcataccctgtatacgagggctcactcaaagactgattgaaacagccttgatgaaacagatgcccctaaaagggaatcaggctgaaggactttatcgactaaataatgaggagatgagtgagaccaagatggatgaaatctccggaatgatgcttgcgaatttcgGGGGTGATgcttaa